Proteins found in one Streptomyces sp. NBC_00461 genomic segment:
- a CDS encoding peroxiredoxin — translation MAIQVGDKAPDFELKDNHGATVRLSDFRGEKNVVLLFYPFAFTGVCTGELCAVRDSLPQFSDRDTQVLAVSNDSIHTLRVFAEQEGLEYPLLSDFWPHGEVSRAYDVFAEDKGCAVRGTFVIDKEGVVRWTVVNALPDARDLNEYVKALDTL, via the coding sequence ATGGCGATCCAGGTCGGCGACAAGGCCCCCGACTTCGAGCTCAAGGACAACCACGGCGCCACCGTGCGGCTCTCCGACTTCCGTGGCGAGAAGAACGTGGTCCTGCTCTTCTACCCCTTCGCCTTCACCGGCGTGTGCACCGGTGAGCTGTGCGCGGTGCGCGACAGCCTGCCGCAGTTCTCCGACCGCGACACTCAGGTGCTCGCCGTCTCCAACGACTCCATCCACACCCTGCGCGTCTTCGCCGAGCAGGAGGGCCTCGAGTACCCGCTGCTGAGCGACTTCTGGCCGCACGGCGAGGTCTCCCGCGCCTACGACGTCTTCGCCGAGGACAAGGGCTGCGCGGTGCGCGGCACCTTCGTCATCGACAAGGAGGGCGTGGTGCGCTGGACCGTCGTCAACGCACTCCCGGACGCCCGCGACCTGAACGAGTACGTGAAGGCACTCGACACCCTGTGA
- a CDS encoding phosphoribosyltransferase — protein sequence MNNAVNNPVWSGTWVAERLGLELTGDDELTDLLGLALRRNPKRAHLLVSNVLGKHVPQSPSVVYGYGFALGRRVRDLLGAEEAGAAVVLGYAETATGLGHSVADGVGLAPYIHSTRRPVAGVAAAGGFEESHSHATSHLLLPEDPALLAGDGPLVLVDDEFSTGNTVLNTVRDLHERYPRRRYVVVALVDMRSSADAGRLEEFAREIGARVDLVTAASGTVRLPEGVLEKGQELVARYEAESAAGGGSSSAAPSWPVAQFPAPLKGKGVDDVAGDEAGGAAAGGVSSAAPSWPVAQFPAPLKGKGVDDVAGDEAESAAAGGVSSVVPLWPGGQLPAPLKGKGVDVEAGGESTHLGARGTARSTPTGPHPEDSRNHPIPTRIQLRWPRGLPDGGRHGFTPQHRTRLEGALPAMAARLAEALPPAARSVLVLGFEELMYAPLRLARELEQVVGAEVRYSTTTRSPVLAVDDPGYAIRSRIVFPAHDDPADGPGPRYAYNVAGAGFDAVVAVVDSAADTPELHAPDGLLAQLAAHTPHVALAVVPSYVPERPAMLPEPLRGPAFSSYAPEEVGWLLQDLSDVTLEAPTEEREEAIQSGGAHYAESLPVEYQPSEQYQELFHAALRESTARLALAVGAVTEIVLAERSPRPVLVSLARAGTPIGVLMRRWAQFRHGLELPHYAVSIVRGRGIDANALRWLAAHHDPSDVVFVDGWTGKGAITRELADAIREFELSDGITGFDPEIAVLADPGSCVRTYGTREDFLIPSACLNSTVSGLISRTVLRADLVGSHEFHGAKFYRELAGADVSVAFLDAVAARFPDVADAADAQAKELLAGDREPTWEGWAAVERISEEYGIHDVNLVKPGVGETTRVLLRRVPWKILARAGAGADLDHVRLLAGQRGVPVEEVDELPYTCVGLIHPRFTRGATGADGRAVSV from the coding sequence ATGAACAACGCAGTGAACAACCCGGTCTGGTCCGGGACCTGGGTCGCCGAGCGGCTCGGTCTCGAACTCACGGGCGACGACGAGCTGACCGACCTGCTGGGGCTGGCCCTGCGCCGCAACCCCAAGCGGGCGCATCTGCTCGTGTCCAACGTGCTCGGCAAGCACGTACCGCAGTCGCCGTCCGTCGTGTACGGCTACGGGTTCGCGCTCGGGCGCCGGGTGCGGGATCTTCTGGGTGCCGAGGAGGCGGGCGCCGCGGTCGTCCTCGGTTACGCGGAGACGGCGACGGGTCTTGGCCACTCGGTCGCGGACGGCGTGGGCCTTGCCCCGTACATCCATTCGACCCGCCGCCCGGTCGCGGGCGTCGCGGCGGCGGGCGGTTTCGAGGAGTCCCACTCCCACGCCACGTCCCATCTGCTGCTGCCGGAGGATCCGGCGCTGCTGGCCGGGGACGGGCCGTTGGTCCTGGTCGACGACGAGTTCTCGACGGGGAACACGGTGTTGAACACCGTCCGCGATCTTCATGAGCGGTATCCGCGGCGGCGGTATGTGGTGGTGGCGCTGGTCGACATGCGATCTTCCGCGGACGCCGGGCGGCTGGAGGAGTTCGCGCGCGAGATCGGGGCCCGGGTGGATCTCGTGACGGCCGCTTCGGGGACGGTTCGGCTGCCCGAGGGGGTGCTGGAGAAGGGGCAGGAACTGGTGGCTCGGTACGAGGCCGAGAGTGCGGCGGGTGGTGGTTCGTCGTCCGCGGCACCGTCGTGGCCGGTCGCGCAGTTCCCCGCGCCCCTGAAGGGCAAGGGTGTTGATGATGTGGCCGGTGATGAGGCCGGGGGTGCGGCGGCGGGTGGTGTGTCGTCTGCGGCACCGTCGTGGCCGGTCGCGCAGTTCCCCGCGCCCCTGAAGGGCAAGGGTGTTGATGATGTGGCCGGTGATGAGGCCGAGAGTGCGGCGGCGGGTGGTGTGTCGTCTGTGGTGCCGTTGTGGCCGGGCGGGCAGTTGCCCGCGCCGCTGAAGGGCAAGGGCGTTGACGTCGAAGCCGGCGGCGAGTCCACCCACCTGGGGGCGCGGGGAACTGCGCGATCAACCCCCACCGGCCCGCACCCGGAAGACAGCCGCAACCACCCCATACCCACCCGCATACAGCTGCGCTGGCCCCGCGGCCTCCCCGACGGCGGTCGCCACGGCTTCACCCCGCAGCACCGCACCCGCCTCGAAGGCGCCCTCCCCGCCATGGCAGCCCGCCTCGCCGAAGCACTGCCCCCCGCCGCGCGCAGCGTCCTCGTGCTCGGGTTCGAGGAGCTGATGTACGCCCCGCTCAGGCTCGCCCGTGAGCTGGAGCAGGTCGTCGGCGCCGAGGTGCGGTACTCCACGACCACCCGCTCGCCGGTGCTCGCGGTCGACGACCCCGGGTACGCGATACGCAGCCGTATCGTCTTCCCCGCCCACGACGACCCGGCCGACGGCCCCGGCCCGCGGTACGCCTACAACGTCGCCGGCGCGGGCTTCGACGCCGTGGTCGCCGTGGTCGACTCCGCCGCCGACACCCCCGAACTGCACGCGCCGGACGGCCTGTTGGCCCAGTTGGCCGCGCACACCCCGCACGTCGCCCTCGCGGTCGTGCCCTCGTACGTCCCCGAAAGGCCCGCCATGCTGCCCGAGCCCCTTCGCGGCCCCGCCTTCTCCTCGTACGCGCCGGAAGAGGTCGGCTGGCTGCTCCAGGACCTCTCGGACGTGACGCTGGAGGCGCCGACCGAGGAGCGCGAGGAGGCCATCCAGAGCGGTGGCGCGCACTACGCCGAGTCGCTGCCGGTCGAGTACCAGCCGAGCGAGCAGTACCAGGAGCTGTTCCACGCGGCGCTGCGGGAGTCCACGGCGCGGCTCGCGCTGGCGGTCGGCGCGGTGACGGAGATCGTGCTCGCCGAGCGGTCGCCGCGGCCGGTGCTTGTCTCGCTGGCCCGTGCCGGTACGCCCATCGGTGTGCTGATGCGGCGCTGGGCCCAGTTCCGGCACGGGCTCGAACTGCCCCACTACGCGGTCTCCATCGTCCGCGGCCGAGGCATCGACGCCAACGCGCTGCGCTGGCTGGCCGCCCACCACGACCCGTCCGACGTGGTGTTCGTCGACGGCTGGACCGGCAAGGGCGCCATCACCCGCGAACTCGCCGACGCGATACGGGAGTTCGAGCTGTCCGACGGGATCACCGGCTTCGACCCGGAGATCGCGGTGCTGGCCGACCCGGGCTCGTGCGTGCGGACGTACGGCACCCGGGAGGACTTCCTCATCCCCTCGGCCTGCCTCAACTCGACCGTCTCGGGCCTGATCTCGCGGACGGTCCTGCGTGCGGACCTCGTCGGCTCGCACGAGTTCCACGGCGCCAAGTTCTATCGCGAACTCGCCGGCGCCGACGTCTCGGTGGCCTTCCTGGACGCCGTCGCCGCCCGCTTCCCGGACGTCGCGGACGCCGCCGACGCACAGGCCAAGGAGCTGCTGGCCGGCGATCGCGAGCCGACCTGGGAGGGCTGGGCGGCCGTCGAGCGGATCAGTGAGGAGTACGGCATCCACGACGTGAACCTCGTCAAGCCGGGCGTCGGGGAGACCACGCGCGTGCTGCTGCGCCGGGTGCCGTGGAAGATCCTGGCGCGGGCCGGGGCGGGCGCCGACCTGGACCATGTGAGGCTGTTGGCCGGACAGAGAGGCGTACCCGTGGAAGAGGTCGACGAACTGCCGTACACCTGCGTGGGGTTGATCCATCCCAGGTTCACGCGGGGCGCGACCGGTGCCGACGGCCGGGCGGTGTCGGTCTGA
- a CDS encoding TerD family protein: MGFFDGLWRGREADFDSGSAATNSIELTKRHHQVSLTKQGAATGHLRVNLHWRMRTSDIGGTQRESLLRHPFKALRPPEVMGHSQSMVNVDLDLACLYELQDGTKGVVQPLGNLLGDVNAPPYVKLSGDDRFGSASGETMYVNLDHRDEIKRLLVFVYIYDQTPAFDRTHAIVTLYPSNGPRIEIHLDERHPQARSCAVVMIENVKGELVVRREVKFVYGFQAELDRLYGWGLQWGRGYKSKVER, encoded by the coding sequence ATGGGCTTCTTTGACGGGCTCTGGCGCGGACGCGAGGCCGACTTCGACTCGGGCAGCGCGGCCACGAACTCCATCGAGCTGACCAAACGGCACCACCAGGTCTCCCTCACCAAGCAGGGCGCGGCGACGGGCCATCTCCGGGTCAACCTGCACTGGCGGATGCGGACCTCCGACATCGGCGGAACGCAGCGGGAGTCCCTGCTGAGGCACCCCTTCAAGGCGCTCAGGCCTCCCGAGGTCATGGGGCACAGCCAGAGCATGGTCAACGTCGACCTCGACCTGGCGTGTCTGTACGAGCTCCAGGACGGCACCAAGGGCGTCGTCCAGCCGCTCGGCAACCTCCTCGGGGACGTCAACGCGCCGCCGTACGTCAAGCTCAGCGGCGACGACCGGTTCGGGTCCGCGTCCGGCGAGACGATGTACGTCAACCTCGACCACCGGGACGAGATCAAGCGACTGCTGGTCTTCGTGTACATCTACGACCAGACACCGGCCTTCGACCGCACGCACGCGATCGTGACGCTGTACCCGAGCAACGGGCCGCGGATCGAGATACATCTGGACGAACGCCATCCCCAGGCCCGCTCGTGCGCGGTCGTGATGATCGAGAACGTCAAGGGCGAACTGGTCGTACGGCGCGAGGTGAAGTTCGTCTACGGGTTCCAGGCAGAGCTGGACCGGTTGTACGGGTGGGGCCTGCAGTGGGGTCGGGGCTACAAGTCCAAGGTGGAGCGCTGA
- a CDS encoding DUF475 domain-containing protein: MLLKTFGWSFAITAIGLAAAVLYGGWEAFGIVAILSVLEISLSFDNAVVNAGILKKMNAFWQKIFLTVGVLIAVFGMRLVFPVVIVAISAKIGPIDAVDLALNNKDHYQELVTDAHPAIAAFGGMFLLMIFLDFIFEDRDIQWLRWIERPLAKLGKVDMLSVCIALVVLLVTSFTFATHAHQHGGAHVDKAQTVLISGIAGLITYMVVGGLSGYFEDKLEEEEEREHEEEEEAERTGKKKPPVVLAGQAAFFMFLYLEVLDASFSFDGVIGAFAITNDIVLMALGLGIGAMYVRSLTVYLVRQGTLDDYVYLEHGAHYAIGALAVILMVTIQYQINEVITGLVGVVLIGWSFWSSVRRNKALAEAEGKATASDEKTEISSGV; the protein is encoded by the coding sequence GTGCTTCTGAAAACCTTCGGCTGGTCGTTCGCGATTACCGCGATCGGCCTGGCTGCGGCGGTCCTCTACGGGGGGTGGGAGGCCTTCGGCATCGTGGCGATCCTCTCCGTCCTCGAGATCTCGCTGTCGTTCGACAACGCGGTGGTCAACGCCGGGATCCTGAAGAAGATGAATGCCTTCTGGCAGAAGATCTTCCTCACGGTCGGTGTGCTCATCGCCGTCTTCGGCATGCGGCTGGTCTTCCCCGTCGTCATCGTCGCCATCAGCGCCAAGATCGGCCCGATAGACGCGGTCGACCTCGCTCTCAACAACAAGGACCACTACCAGGAACTGGTCACGGACGCCCATCCGGCAATCGCCGCCTTCGGGGGCATGTTCCTGCTGATGATCTTCCTGGACTTCATCTTCGAGGACCGGGACATCCAGTGGCTGCGCTGGATCGAGCGGCCGCTGGCCAAGCTCGGCAAGGTCGACATGCTGTCGGTCTGCATCGCCCTGGTCGTCCTGCTGGTCACCTCGTTCACCTTCGCCACCCACGCCCACCAGCACGGCGGCGCGCACGTCGACAAGGCGCAGACGGTGCTGATCTCCGGCATCGCGGGTCTGATCACGTACATGGTCGTCGGCGGTCTCTCCGGCTACTTCGAGGACAAGCTCGAGGAAGAGGAGGAGCGGGAGCACGAGGAGGAGGAAGAGGCCGAGCGGACCGGCAAGAAGAAGCCGCCCGTCGTGCTGGCCGGCCAGGCCGCGTTCTTCATGTTCCTCTACCTCGAGGTCCTGGACGCGTCCTTCTCCTTCGACGGCGTGATCGGCGCGTTCGCCATCACCAACGACATCGTGCTGATGGCGCTGGGTCTCGGTATCGGCGCGATGTACGTCCGGTCGCTCACCGTCTACCTGGTCCGCCAGGGCACCCTCGACGACTACGTCTACCTGGAGCACGGCGCGCACTACGCGATCGGTGCCCTGGCCGTGATCCTCATGGTCACCATCCAGTACCAGATCAACGAGGTCATCACCGGCCTCGTCGGCGTCGTCCTGATCGGCTGGTCCTTCTGGTCCTCCGTGCGCCGCAACAAGGCCCTCGCGGAAGCCGAGGGAAAAGCGACGGCCTCGGACGAGAAGACTGAGATCTCGTCCGGGGTGTGA
- a CDS encoding calcium homeostasis/redox stress adaptation protein, with protein MGVSLSKGGNVSLTKEAPGLTAVIVGLGWDVRTTTGTDFDLDASALLVNSSGKVASDANFVFFNNLKSPDGSVEHTGDNITGEGEGDDEQIKINLVGVPADVDKIVFPVSIYDAENRQQSFGQVRNAFIRVVNQAGEAEIARYDLSEDASTETAMVFGELYRHGAEWKFRAIGQGYASGLRGIAQDFGVNV; from the coding sequence GTGGGAGTCAGCCTCAGCAAGGGCGGCAACGTATCGCTGACCAAGGAGGCCCCGGGCCTGACCGCGGTCATCGTCGGTCTGGGGTGGGACGTCCGCACCACGACCGGCACCGACTTCGACCTGGACGCCAGCGCGCTGCTGGTGAACTCGTCCGGCAAGGTCGCCAGCGACGCGAACTTCGTCTTCTTCAACAACCTCAAGAGCCCGGACGGCTCAGTCGAGCACACCGGTGACAACATCACCGGTGAGGGCGAGGGCGACGACGAGCAGATCAAGATCAACCTCGTCGGCGTCCCGGCCGATGTCGACAAGATCGTCTTCCCGGTCTCGATCTACGACGCCGAGAACCGCCAGCAGTCCTTCGGCCAGGTGCGCAACGCGTTCATCCGCGTGGTGAACCAGGCGGGCGAGGCGGAGATCGCGCGTTACGACCTCTCCGAGGACGCCTCGACGGAGACCGCCATGGTCTTCGGCGAGCTGTACCGGCACGGTGCGGAGTGGAAGTTCCGCGCCATCGGCCAGGGCTACGCCTCGGGCCTGCGCGGCATCGCGCAGGACTTCGGCGTGAACGTCTGA
- a CDS encoding TerD family protein, with amino-acid sequence MGVTLAKGGNVSLSKAAPNLTQVLIGLGWDARSTTGAPFDLDASALLCNGGRVLGDEYFVFYNQLKSPEGSVEHTGDNLTGEGEGDDESILVELGQVPAQCDKIVFPVSIHMADERGQTFGQVSNAFIRVVNQADGQELARYDLSEDASTETAMIFGELYRYQGEWKFRAVGQGYASGLRGIALDFGVNVS; translated from the coding sequence ATGGGCGTCACGCTCGCCAAGGGGGGCAACGTCTCCCTGTCCAAGGCCGCACCCAACCTCACTCAGGTGTTGATCGGGCTCGGCTGGGACGCGCGCTCCACCACCGGAGCCCCGTTCGACCTCGACGCCAGCGCCCTGTTGTGCAACGGCGGGCGGGTGCTGGGCGACGAATACTTCGTCTTCTACAACCAGCTCAAGAGCCCGGAGGGCTCGGTCGAGCACACGGGCGACAACCTCACCGGTGAGGGCGAGGGCGACGACGAGTCGATCCTGGTCGAGCTCGGCCAGGTGCCCGCCCAGTGCGACAAGATCGTCTTCCCGGTCTCGATCCACATGGCCGACGAGCGCGGCCAGACCTTCGGACAGGTGAGCAACGCCTTCATCCGCGTCGTCAACCAGGCCGACGGCCAGGAGCTCGCCCGCTACGACCTCTCCGAGGACGCCTCCACCGAGACCGCCATGATCTTCGGCGAGCTCTACCGCTACCAGGGCGAATGGAAGTTCCGGGCCGTGGGACAGGGATATGCGTCGGGCCTGCGCGGCATCGCCCTGGACTTCGGGGTCAATGTTTCGTAA
- a CDS encoding DUF3052 domain-containing protein — MSATADHAETSPAVRLGFQPEQVVQEIGYDDDVDQELREAIEQVIGSDLVDEDYDDVADAVVLWFRDDDGDLTDVLVDATTYIEEGGSILLLTPKTGRDGYVEPSDISEASTTAGLSASKSVSVGKDWSGSRLVTPKAAKSKK, encoded by the coding sequence GTGAGCGCGACCGCGGACCACGCGGAGACGAGCCCTGCCGTCAGGCTGGGGTTCCAGCCCGAGCAGGTGGTCCAGGAGATCGGCTACGACGACGACGTAGACCAGGAACTCCGCGAGGCCATTGAGCAAGTCATCGGCAGTGACCTTGTGGACGAGGATTACGACGACGTCGCCGATGCCGTGGTGCTCTGGTTCCGCGACGACGACGGCGACCTGACCGATGTGCTGGTGGACGCCACCACGTACATCGAGGAGGGCGGGTCGATCCTGTTGCTGACGCCGAAGACCGGCCGTGACGGCTACGTGGAGCCGAGCGACATCTCCGAAGCCTCGACGACCGCGGGGCTGTCCGCCTCCAAGAGCGTCAGTGTGGGCAAGGACTGGAGCGGCAGCCGGCTCGTGACGCCGAAGGCGGCCAAGTCCAAGAAGTGA
- a CDS encoding HpcH/HpaI aldolase/citrate lyase family protein has translation MRHFGHIAPEVRQHLFHQEPCEFTTDSPARLLSVALGATLYSPATRPRLADDIVKQAGLGVVSMVLCLEDSIDDADVPEGEENLVRQFADLDARTGAGLPLLFIRVRTPEQIPDLVERLGVTVRLLSGFVLPKFTEERGIPFLEALSSAEAASGRRLFAMPVLESPELLYRESRVESLEGIARAVDKYRDRVLALRLGVTDFCSSYGLRRAPDMTAYDVHVVASVISDVVNMLGRADGTGFTVTGPVWEYFRVPERMFKPMLRTSPFLEGQAVELREKLIEHAMDGLLREISLDQANGLLGKTCIHPSHVLPVHALSVVSHEEFGDAADILRPERGGGGVLRSAYTNKMNEVKPHRAWAERTMLRAEVFGVAREDVSFVDLLAAGIPG, from the coding sequence ATGCGTCATTTCGGGCACATCGCCCCGGAGGTGCGGCAGCACCTCTTCCACCAGGAGCCGTGTGAGTTCACCACGGACTCTCCGGCCCGGCTGCTCTCCGTGGCCCTGGGCGCCACGCTCTACAGCCCGGCCACCCGGCCGCGGCTCGCCGACGACATCGTCAAGCAGGCGGGGCTGGGCGTTGTCTCGATGGTGCTGTGCCTGGAGGACTCGATCGACGACGCGGACGTGCCGGAGGGGGAGGAGAACCTCGTCCGTCAGTTCGCCGACCTGGACGCGCGGACCGGAGCCGGCCTCCCGCTGCTCTTCATCCGGGTCCGTACGCCCGAGCAGATTCCCGACCTGGTGGAGCGGCTCGGGGTGACGGTCCGGTTGCTGTCCGGATTCGTGCTTCCCAAGTTCACCGAGGAGCGCGGCATTCCCTTCCTGGAGGCCCTCTCGAGCGCCGAGGCCGCGAGCGGGCGGCGGCTGTTCGCGATGCCGGTGCTGGAGTCGCCCGAGCTGCTCTACCGCGAGTCGCGGGTGGAGAGCCTGGAGGGCATCGCCCGCGCCGTCGACAAGTACCGCGACCGCGTGCTCGCGCTGCGCCTGGGCGTGACCGACTTCTGCTCCTCGTACGGGCTGCGCCGGGCCCCCGACATGACGGCGTACGACGTCCATGTCGTCGCCTCCGTGATCTCCGACGTGGTGAACATGCTCGGGCGGGCCGACGGCACCGGATTCACGGTGACCGGGCCCGTGTGGGAGTACTTCCGGGTGCCGGAGCGCATGTTCAAGCCGATGCTGCGCACCAGCCCCTTCCTGGAGGGGCAGGCCGTCGAGCTGCGCGAGAAACTGATTGAGCACGCGATGGACGGGCTGCTGCGGGAGATCTCCCTGGACCAGGCCAACGGCCTGCTGGGCAAGACCTGTATCCACCCCTCCCACGTACTGCCCGTGCACGCGCTGTCCGTGGTCAGTCACGAAGAGTTCGGTGACGCCGCGGACATCCTGCGGCCCGAGCGCGGCGGCGGGGGTGTGCTGAGGTCGGCGTACACCAACAAGATGAACGAGGTGAAGCCGCACCGTGCGTGGGCCGAGCGGACCATGCTGCGGGCCGAGGTGTTCGGCGTCGCACGCGAGGACGTCAGCTTCGTGGACCTGCTCGCCGCCGGAATCCCCGGCTGA
- a CDS encoding TerD family protein, which produces MTHAMLKGSNVPLEAATVRAVLRWTPGQGVPDVDVSALLLGLDGRVRSDEDFVFYNQPRHPSGKARWLGKKRVADGLTDTIQTDLAGVEAGVSRILLVASAEDVTFDRVQGLRILLYDAAVTGGEPLIHFDIKPQTGRETALICGELYRRGEVWKFRALGEGYSNGLKGLATEFGISVDESEAAAELGQAQSAATVLAPEVSQPLPPEQPTAVPVQPAYGYPQQPPATQPAYGYPQPAAAAAAGTQSGYGYPPAVTSAPDPDFRLPPQGPQFIRP; this is translated from the coding sequence ATGACGCACGCGATGCTGAAGGGGTCGAACGTCCCGCTCGAGGCCGCCACGGTGCGCGCCGTGCTGCGCTGGACGCCCGGGCAGGGGGTCCCGGATGTCGACGTCTCGGCGCTGCTCCTCGGCCTCGACGGCCGGGTGCGCTCCGACGAGGACTTCGTCTTCTACAACCAGCCCCGGCACCCCTCCGGCAAGGCCAGGTGGCTCGGCAAGAAGCGCGTCGCCGACGGCCTCACCGACACGATCCAGACAGATCTGGCCGGAGTCGAGGCCGGCGTCAGCCGGATTCTCCTGGTCGCATCGGCGGAGGACGTCACCTTCGACCGCGTACAGGGCCTGCGCATCCTGCTGTACGACGCCGCCGTCACCGGCGGCGAGCCGCTGATCCACTTCGACATCAAGCCGCAGACGGGCCGGGAGACGGCCCTGATCTGCGGCGAGCTGTACCGCCGGGGCGAGGTCTGGAAGTTCCGCGCCCTGGGCGAGGGCTACTCGAACGGCCTGAAGGGCCTGGCCACGGAGTTCGGCATCTCGGTGGACGAATCGGAGGCCGCGGCCGAGCTCGGGCAGGCGCAGTCGGCCGCCACGGTCCTCGCACCCGAGGTCTCCCAGCCGCTCCCGCCCGAGCAGCCGACCGCGGTCCCCGTGCAGCCGGCGTACGGCTACCCCCAGCAACCTCCGGCCACGCAGCCCGCCTACGGCTACCCCCAGCCCGCCGCGGCGGCCGCCGCGGGCACCCAGTCCGGCTACGGCTACCCGCCCGCGGTGACGTCCGCCCCGGACCCGGACTTCCGGCTCCCGCCCCAGGGACCCCAGTTCATCCGGCCGTAG